Proteins encoded together in one Phycisphaerae bacterium window:
- a CDS encoding TIGR00282 family metallophosphoesterase: protein MKLNILCIGDIVGRPGKRILGDNLGAIIKQYEIDCVIANAENAAGGSGLTFQIYDKLQKYGVNMITLGDHVFKKKDIITVLEKNDNIARPANFSAYAAGKSYAVYKSQKGPVIAVVPLIGRIFMKPADSPYDCIDALLPKLEQQADIIIAEIHAEATSEKVSLGYYLDGRVSCVFGTHTHVVTADEKILPKGTAYITDIGMTGAHHSVLGRRIESVLKNFRTRMPCPFEIATEDLRMNGVIVTIDSTTKKAEKISRFEFKDEKSDPIGYDSDDGKPDYNSDFE from the coding sequence ATGAAATTAAATATATTATGTATCGGGGATATAGTCGGAAGGCCGGGGAAAAGAATCCTCGGCGATAATCTCGGCGCAATTATAAAGCAGTATGAAATCGACTGCGTTATCGCCAATGCCGAGAACGCCGCGGGCGGGTCTGGACTTACATTCCAGATTTACGACAAACTTCAGAAATACGGCGTTAATATGATTACGCTCGGCGACCATGTCTTTAAAAAGAAAGATATAATCACAGTCCTTGAAAAAAATGACAATATAGCAAGGCCGGCAAATTTTTCGGCTTACGCCGCCGGCAAGAGTTACGCTGTGTATAAAAGCCAAAAAGGGCCCGTCATCGCGGTCGTGCCGCTTATCGGCAGAATATTTATGAAGCCCGCCGACAGCCCTTACGACTGCATAGACGCCCTGCTGCCCAAGCTCGAACAGCAGGCTGATATTATCATTGCGGAAATACACGCAGAGGCGACGAGCGAAAAAGTTTCGCTTGGGTATTATCTCGACGGAAGAGTAAGCTGTGTTTTCGGCACGCACACGCACGTCGTTACGGCCGATGAAAAAATCCTGCCGAAGGGAACTGCGTATATAACAGATATTGGAATGACCGGCGCACATCATTCGGTGCTTGGCAGAAGAATAGAATCGGTTCTGAAAAATTTCAGGACACGAATGCCCTGCCCGTTTGAAATCGCGACCGAAGATTTGCGAATGAACGGGGTTATCGTAACCATCGACAGCACTACGAAAAAAGCGGAGAAAATCAGCCGATTCGAATTCAAAGATGAAAAGTCCGACCCAATCGGCTATGACAGCGATGACGGCAAACCGGATTACAACAGCGATTTCGAATAA
- a CDS encoding LamG domain-containing protein — MKPEKYLRNHFNLLGLILLSVVCLTAIPAFGDPSLVGWWKFDEVSGTAANDSSDYNNNGTVYGGATWTTGQIDGALNFDGSNDYVSVPDNDNSLDMDNEMTITAWIKPSNISSYYCIAAKQPSGTAGNNYPGNYEFRIAQTSGLLQLWHQGTGTTYGYTGYVSTTAVTAGVWQHVTVTLKEGDSVKFYINGAPAGTLSQTAVFGIVNNEPVRIGARKDSAYWFYGSMDNIRIYNRALSGTEIQQLYYYNAILQATNPTPADGKYCVEPNIILTWYSGNGALSHDVYFGTDYSDVNNADINDANVFMGNQDVNSWDPGVLNTATYFWRIDENSSYGINKGNIWSFTITSPCKTGVPFLLMANIVWNRI; from the coding sequence ATGAAACCGGAAAAATACTTGCGTAATCATTTCAATCTCTTAGGACTAATTCTGTTATCAGTTGTATGCCTGACTGCCATACCGGCGTTTGGTGACCCTAGTCTTGTCGGCTGGTGGAAGTTCGATGAGGTCAGCGGAACTGCAGCGAATGATTCTTCCGACTATAATAATAATGGAACGGTTTACGGCGGAGCAACATGGACAACCGGCCAGATTGACGGTGCGCTGAATTTTGACGGCAGCAACGATTATGTCAGCGTTCCCGACAATGATAATTCTCTTGATATGGACAACGAGATGACAATTACCGCATGGATAAAACCGAGCAATATTAGCAGTTATTATTGCATCGCGGCCAAGCAGCCGAGCGGGACTGCAGGAAACAACTATCCCGGTAATTATGAATTTAGAATTGCACAAACCAGCGGTCTTTTACAGTTATGGCACCAAGGAACAGGCACTACATATGGTTATACAGGTTATGTCTCAACGACGGCTGTTACGGCCGGGGTATGGCAGCACGTTACGGTAACTTTGAAAGAAGGGGATAGTGTAAAATTCTATATAAATGGTGCACCAGCCGGAACGTTGTCGCAAACTGCGGTATTCGGCATTGTTAATAACGAACCAGTAAGGATAGGAGCAAGAAAAGATTCTGCTTACTGGTTTTACGGATCTATGGATAATATTCGTATTTATAACAGGGCATTATCTGGTACTGAAATTCAGCAACTTTATTATTATAACGCTATTCTACAAGCAACTAATCCCACACCTGCTGATGGCAAATATTGTGTGGAACCGAATATAATCCTAACCTGGTATTCCGGAAATGGAGCCTTATCACATGATGTATACTTCGGCACGGATTATAGTGATGTAAATAACGCGGATATTAATGACGCAAATGTATTTATGGGTAATCAGGATGTTAACAGTTGGGATCCCGGTGTTCTTAACACGGCTACTTACTTTTGGCGGATTGATGAGAATAGTTCCTATGGCATAAACAAAGGCAATATTTGGAGTTTTACAATAACCTCTCCATGTAAAACAGGTGTTCCTTTCCTGCTAATGGCGAATATTGTGTGGAACCGAATATAA